The following are from one region of the Chloracidobacterium sp. genome:
- the coxB gene encoding cytochrome c oxidase subunit II yields the protein MQTNSWIPLFPDQASTFAWQVDYLYFYLIAVSVAFAIPIVAAVFFFVVKFREREKFATPEEMHGSIMLETVWSIIPFVISMTIFLGGAVVYYNQYRMPEDAMQVYVVGKQWMWKIQHETGQREINELHVPVGRKIKLTMTTEDVLHDFSIPAFRTKADVVPGRYTYLWFEATKPGKYHLYCAEYCGLNHSGMGGFVYVMEQRDFDNWLQGNVTGQTPVEQGRDLFENRLGCASCHAGGPQQRGAKLEGIFGKDVKLVGGQTVVANEEYLRNSILNPGSQIVEGYQPIMPTFKGQVTEEQLVSLVAYIKSLSGVTGTATTPMSSPASAPGSSTNSNTTANSNK from the coding sequence ATGCAAACGAATTCGTGGATCCCATTATTTCCGGACCAAGCATCGACATTTGCTTGGCAGGTCGACTATCTCTATTTTTACCTTATCGCGGTTAGTGTTGCTTTTGCGATCCCGATCGTTGCAGCAGTTTTTTTCTTTGTCGTTAAATTTCGGGAACGCGAAAAGTTTGCCACACCCGAAGAAATGCATGGGTCGATAATGCTCGAGACCGTTTGGTCGATAATCCCATTTGTCATTTCGATGACGATATTCCTCGGCGGAGCGGTCGTATATTACAACCAGTATCGAATGCCCGAAGACGCCATGCAGGTCTACGTGGTCGGAAAGCAGTGGATGTGGAAGATCCAGCATGAAACCGGCCAGCGCGAGATCAACGAACTTCACGTTCCGGTCGGGCGGAAGATCAAGCTGACAATGACGACGGAAGACGTCCTTCACGATTTCTCGATACCTGCATTCAGAACAAAGGCCGACGTCGTTCCGGGACGCTACACCTACTTGTGGTTTGAAGCGACAAAACCCGGAAAGTACCATTTATATTGCGCCGAGTACTGCGGCCTGAACCATTCTGGAATGGGCGGTTTCGTATATGTAATGGAGCAGCGCGATTTCGACAACTGGTTACAGGGAAATGTAACAGGGCAGACTCCTGTTGAACAAGGCCGAGACCTCTTCGAAAACAGGCTTGGTTGTGCGTCATGCCATGCAGGCGGGCCGCAGCAGCGTGGGGCAAAGCTGGAAGGTATATTTGGCAAAGACGTGAAACTCGTCGGAGGCCAGACAGTAGTAGCGAACGAAGAATATTTGCGAAACTCGATCCTGAATCCGGGCTCGCAGATCGTTGAAGGATATCAACCTATAATGCCGACATTCAAGGGCCAGGTAACAGAGGAACAATTGGTTTCGCTTGTCGCTTATATCAAATCTCTCAGTGGTGTAACCGGGACGGCCACAACGCCGATGTCATCGCCGGCGAGCGCACCAGGGTCGAGTACGAACAGTAATACAACCGCCAACAGCAACAAGTAG
- a CDS encoding SCO family protein, with protein MTISRLFTILLVLASVYVAIVPAQKNEHYNSPLYSPRKYEPGKEVASGLPKQLNAVGITQRLGETLPLDAAFKDENGSNVILGDYFNKGRPVILALVYYECPMLCNQVLNGLTGTLKGIALDTGKDYDVVAISFDAKENGKPDLARNKKASYMERYGRPGTEKGWHFLTGEQTMIDRVTESVGFTYEWDEATKQFAHASGIMIVTPEGRLSRYFYGIDYAPRDVKLGLVESAENKVGSVTDQLLLYCFHYDPSTGKYGFAILNLMRAAAVATLLGMGAMGFVFWRRNKSKRQE; from the coding sequence ATGACAATTAGCCGTTTATTCACCATCTTGTTGGTGTTAGCGTCGGTCTACGTTGCGATCGTTCCGGCGCAGAAGAACGAGCATTACAATTCGCCCCTATACTCGCCGCGAAAATATGAGCCTGGAAAAGAGGTCGCGTCAGGGTTGCCAAAGCAGTTGAATGCCGTTGGGATCACGCAAAGGCTTGGCGAGACACTTCCACTCGATGCCGCGTTCAAAGATGAGAATGGCAGTAACGTAATTCTTGGAGATTATTTCAACAAAGGCCGGCCCGTCATTCTTGCCTTGGTCTATTACGAGTGCCCGATGCTGTGCAATCAGGTTCTCAATGGGCTGACCGGAACGCTGAAAGGTATCGCTCTCGACACGGGGAAGGATTACGACGTCGTAGCCATAAGTTTTGATGCCAAGGAGAACGGTAAACCCGACCTGGCCCGCAATAAAAAGGCCTCGTACATGGAGCGGTACGGTCGTCCAGGAACTGAAAAAGGCTGGCATTTTCTCACCGGCGAACAAACAATGATCGACCGCGTCACCGAATCGGTCGGATTCACTTACGAGTGGGACGAGGCTACAAAGCAATTCGCCCATGCGAGCGGCATCATGATCGTAACTCCCGAAGGCAGGCTTTCACGGTACTTTTACGGGATTGATTACGCCCCGCGTGACGTAAAGCTTGGTTTGGTCGAATCAGCCGAAAACAAGGTCGGCAGTGTAACAGATCAGCTCCTGCTCTATTGTTTTCATTATGACCCGTCGACGGGCAAATATGGTTTTGCCATACTCAATTTGATGAGGGCAGCAGCCGTCGCCACACTTCTCGGTATGGGTGCGATGGGATTTGTTTTTTGGCGGCGGAATAAGTCCAAGAGGCAGGAATAG
- a CDS encoding cytochrome c, whose product MKRTAAFASGVLTLVVMTGCGVRFDMQDQPRYKAYKQSEFFSDKRASRDIPEGTVARGLLKENKAFHTGKVDNPDPNVQVQTTISPSGNTLVSSFPNAIDEFPIPVTRALVDRGEDRYNIYCIVCHGPIGAGDGMIVRRGFPQPPTYHDDRLRNAPVGHFFDVITNGWGRMNGYSASIPAADRWAIVAYIRALQAGQNPDDTIRSISNTAANTPASTMQAAANSNSNTAGGSR is encoded by the coding sequence ATGAAACGCACGGCTGCGTTCGCCTCTGGTGTTCTCACACTTGTTGTTATGACCGGCTGCGGGGTTCGATTCGATATGCAGGATCAGCCGCGATATAAGGCTTACAAGCAAAGTGAATTTTTCTCGGATAAGCGTGCGTCGCGTGACATCCCTGAAGGTACCGTTGCTCGAGGGCTTTTGAAAGAGAACAAGGCCTTCCATACGGGCAAAGTCGACAACCCAGATCCAAACGTTCAGGTTCAAACGACTATCAGCCCGTCCGGGAACACTCTCGTATCGAGTTTCCCGAACGCGATCGATGAGTTTCCGATACCGGTTACACGAGCCTTAGTTGATCGCGGCGAAGACCGATACAACATATATTGCATTGTTTGCCATGGCCCTATCGGGGCTGGTGACGGGATGATCGTCCGTCGTGGATTCCCTCAGCCGCCGACCTATCATGATGATCGGCTCAGAAATGCTCCGGTCGGTCATTTTTTTGATGTGATCACAAATGGTTGGGGCCGCATGAACGGATACTCAGCGTCGATACCCGCAGCTGATCGTTGGGCGATCGTTGCTTACATACGGGCGCTTCAGGCAGGACAGAATCCAGACGATACGATCCGGTCCATTTCGAATACGGCCGCTAATACTCCGGCGTCGACCATGCAGGCTGCTGCTAACTCAAATTCAAACACCGCAGGAGGGTCACGTTAA
- a CDS encoding DUF3341 domain-containing protein, translated as MEKKLYGLMAEFDTATDLVDAANRVREAGYTKTDAFSPFPLHEIDEALGIKRSILPILVFFGGITGLCLGIGLQVFVHYIDYPMNVGGRPFLSWPSFVPPAYELTILLAGFTAVFGMLFLNGLPRPYHPVFNVPRFALASREKFFLLVEAEDPNYDYEQTRDFMEGLNAQEVFDVEE; from the coding sequence ATGGAAAAGAAACTTTACGGTTTGATGGCCGAATTCGATACGGCGACCGATCTGGTCGACGCGGCGAATCGCGTCCGTGAAGCTGGCTATACGAAAACCGACGCGTTTTCGCCATTTCCGCTTCATGAGATCGACGAGGCATTGGGAATAAAACGCAGTATATTGCCGATCCTCGTTTTTTTTGGCGGAATCACTGGTTTGTGTCTCGGTATCGGTCTTCAGGTATTTGTCCACTATATCGATTACCCGATGAATGTCGGCGGCCGTCCGTTTCTTAGCTGGCCGTCTTTTGTGCCACCGGCTTACGAGCTGACGATCTTGCTCGCTGGGTTTACGGCGGTCTTTGGAATGCTTTTTTTGAACGGGCTTCCGCGGCCGTACCATCCGGTCTTCAATGTCCCACGATTTGCTTTGGCATCAAGAGAGAAGTTTTTTCTGCTGGTCGAGGCGGAAGACCCTAATTACGACTACGAGCAGACGCGGGATTTCATGGAAGGGTTAAATGCACAGGAGGTTTTCGATGTCGAAGAGTAA
- the nrfD gene encoding polysulfide reductase NrfD yields the protein MQDLKEIQKKIYPPMVEGDHSFGTVSDKISDLTLKKKTPFFWFIGFGISFIVAQLLLLSVVTLLAKGIGIWGNNQPVGWAFDIINFVWWIGIGHAGTLISAILLLLNQKWRTSINRFAEAMTLFAVACAAMFPLLHTGRPWLAAYWLFPYPNTMGIWPQFRSPLIWDVFAVSTYATISLLFWYVGLIPDFATLRDRAKNKFFKFAYGILSWGWRGSARHWHRYEIAYLLLAGLSTPLVLSVHSIVSFDFAVSQLPGWHATIFPPYFVAGAIFAGFAMVLILCIPLRVWYNMKDFITDTHLIYMGKVMLATGLIVVYGYAMEAYFAWYSASLYEWFMMKNRVFGGPYWWSYWLLIICNGLSIQLLWFKRFRESPFWLFMISIVVSIGMWLERFVIIVTSLNRDFLPSSWAMYSPTVFDWSMFIGTIGFFFTLIFLFVRFLPIISIFEVRTLLPDANVHGHQQDFDESVLEVEYTYDRTDPPNN from the coding sequence ATGCAGGACCTAAAAGAGATCCAAAAGAAGATCTATCCGCCGATGGTCGAAGGCGATCATTCCTTCGGTACGGTTTCAGACAAGATCAGTGACCTGACGCTGAAAAAGAAGACGCCGTTCTTTTGGTTTATCGGATTCGGCATCTCGTTCATCGTTGCTCAGTTGCTGCTTCTTTCTGTGGTTACCCTGCTTGCGAAAGGTATTGGAATTTGGGGTAACAACCAACCGGTCGGATGGGCTTTCGATATCATCAACTTTGTGTGGTGGATCGGTATCGGTCATGCCGGAACACTGATCTCAGCGATCCTTCTACTGCTCAACCAGAAATGGCGAACGTCTATCAATCGATTTGCTGAGGCGATGACGCTATTCGCTGTAGCCTGTGCCGCGATGTTCCCGTTGCTGCATACCGGTCGGCCTTGGCTCGCTGCATATTGGCTGTTCCCGTACCCAAATACGATGGGCATCTGGCCTCAGTTCAGAAGTCCTTTGATATGGGACGTATTTGCGGTCTCGACCTATGCAACGATATCCCTGCTCTTTTGGTACGTCGGTCTGATCCCCGATTTTGCCACGCTTCGAGATCGGGCAAAGAACAAGTTCTTTAAGTTCGCTTACGGGATACTCTCGTGGGGTTGGCGAGGGTCGGCCCGACATTGGCACAGGTATGAAATAGCATATTTGTTGTTGGCAGGGTTATCGACCCCGCTTGTACTTTCAGTGCACTCGATCGTGTCATTCGACTTCGCCGTTTCGCAGCTGCCTGGATGGCACGCAACGATCTTCCCACCGTATTTTGTCGCCGGGGCGATCTTCGCCGGATTTGCAATGGTCCTTATCCTCTGCATTCCGTTGCGTGTTTGGTACAACATGAAGGACTTCATTACCGATACCCATTTGATATACATGGGCAAGGTGATGCTCGCTACTGGCCTGATCGTAGTGTATGGCTATGCGATGGAGGCCTACTTTGCATGGTACAGCGCAAGTCTCTATGAGTGGTTCATGATGAAGAACAGAGTGTTCGGCGGCCCATATTGGTGGTCATATTGGCTGCTGATCATTTGTAACGGGTTGTCGATCCAGCTTCTATGGTTCAAGCGATTTCGCGAAAGTCCGTTTTGGCTCTTCATGATCTCGATAGTGGTAAGTATCGGTATGTGGCTCGAGCGCTTCGTGATCATCGTAACAAGCCTCAATCGTGATTTTTTGCCGTCGTCGTGGGCGATGTATTCGCCGACGGTCTTCGATTGGTCGATGTTTATCGGGACGATCGGATTCTTCTTCACGCTGATCTTTTTGTTCGTACGATTTTTGCCGATCATTTCAATATTCGAGGTTCGCACGTTGCTTCCTGATGCAAACGTTCATGGGCATCAGCAGGACTTTGACGAGAGCGTTCTTGAGGTCGAGTACACATACGACCGGACAGATCCGCCAAATAATTGA